The Euryarchaeota archaeon genome includes a region encoding these proteins:
- the nadE gene encoding NAD(+) synthase translates to MVTLAPKIDAGETAMVIEAFLGDYFSKSAARRVVVGLSGGIDSALVAKIAAECLGPSKVLGVFLPNGPGSTDAKDAVLSAKAAGIKLETLDISAPVSAAAHLLGKSLSEGAGLNIAPRVRMAVLYARAASAKGLVAGTSNKSELLTGYFTKFGDGAADIHPIGDLYKTQVVDLATFYRLPARLVSKRPSAGLFPGQTDEKDLGMSYTRLDKVLYGLELQMSFEDISKKTGEDVETVSRVAALLNRSQHKRAGFIIPKIGHRTVGLDWRAPPSRAL, encoded by the coding sequence ATGGTCACACTTGCCCCGAAGATAGACGCCGGCGAGACGGCGATGGTCATCGAAGCCTTCCTGGGCGACTACTTCTCGAAAAGCGCGGCACGGCGCGTCGTCGTCGGCCTTTCGGGGGGGATCGATTCGGCGCTGGTGGCGAAGATCGCGGCGGAGTGCCTCGGGCCCTCGAAGGTCTTGGGCGTGTTCCTGCCGAACGGGCCCGGTTCTACGGACGCCAAGGACGCGGTACTGTCGGCGAAAGCGGCCGGGATCAAACTAGAGACGCTCGACATCTCGGCACCGGTCTCAGCGGCCGCGCACCTCCTTGGAAAATCTCTTAGTGAAGGGGCCGGCCTCAACATCGCGCCGCGCGTCCGGATGGCCGTCCTCTACGCGAGGGCGGCGAGCGCCAAAGGGCTCGTCGCGGGGACGAGCAACAAATCGGAACTGCTCACGGGGTATTTCACGAAGTTCGGTGACGGCGCCGCCGACATCCACCCGATCGGCGACCTCTACAAGACCCAGGTGGTGGACCTTGCAACCTTCTACCGCCTGCCGGCCCGGCTAGTCTCGAAGCGCCCGTCGGCCGGGCTCTTCCCCGGCCAGACCGATGAGAAGGACCTTGGCATGAGCTACACGAGGCTCGACAAGGTGCTCTATGGACTGGAACTCCAGATGTCCTTCGAGGATATCTCGAAGAAGACGGGCGAGGACGTCGAGACGGTCTCCCGTGTCGCGGCGTTGTTGAACCGGAGCCAGCACAAGCGGGCCGGCTTCATCATCCCGAAGATCGGCCACCGCACCGTGGGCCTCGATTGGAGGGCGCCACCGTCGCGGGCGTTGTGA
- a CDS encoding rhomboid family intramembrane serine protease, protein MDLLPVGVPAMTTLLFIFAALVLTEARNYPRAYSYGTIALIVFFGQSFSALFFGGDPVSAQLAVDVDDLLAFKVWWTPLSYMFLHLDFLHLFGNIFILLSIGPLLESRIGARRFAAIFFAAGVIVPAVTAVLAVVTAESIFSAPAVGASGAVFGVLATFATLYPNERVPVILLFFVVWLPAQIVFSMYIAFNLIYALGSTSIGWWGHFAGAAVGIAAVPLLNRYRKAGSAPAVEINPSDLEPLATTPTLKSILGHLRDVSKNETRDDAVFRAAWLERFIERAKCPKCGKTLELGAGGITSDCGYSLPDKGKAAPDSV, encoded by the coding sequence GTGGACCTGCTTCCCGTCGGCGTTCCCGCGATGACCACGCTCCTGTTCATCTTCGCCGCCCTTGTGCTCACGGAGGCTCGCAACTACCCGCGCGCCTACAGCTACGGCACGATAGCGCTCATCGTCTTCTTCGGCCAATCGTTCTCCGCGTTGTTCTTCGGAGGCGACCCGGTGAGCGCCCAACTCGCCGTCGACGTCGATGACCTACTCGCCTTCAAGGTCTGGTGGACGCCGCTTTCGTACATGTTCCTCCACTTGGATTTCCTCCACCTCTTCGGAAACATCTTCATCCTGCTCTCCATCGGCCCGCTTCTTGAATCGCGCATCGGCGCCCGAAGGTTCGCCGCGATATTCTTCGCGGCGGGCGTCATCGTGCCCGCGGTGACGGCCGTCCTCGCTGTCGTGACGGCGGAGTCCATCTTCTCGGCCCCCGCGGTCGGGGCGTCAGGCGCCGTCTTCGGGGTACTAGCGACGTTTGCGACCCTCTATCCGAACGAGCGTGTGCCCGTCATCCTCCTTTTCTTCGTGGTGTGGCTTCCCGCGCAGATCGTCTTCAGCATGTACATCGCCTTCAACCTCATCTATGCCCTCGGGTCGACGAGCATCGGGTGGTGGGGCCACTTCGCCGGCGCTGCGGTCGGGATAGCGGCCGTGCCGCTTCTCAACCGTTATCGGAAAGCGGGAAGCGCCCCGGCGGTAGAGATCAACCCATCAGACCTCGAACCGCTCGCGACGACGCCGACCCTGAAAAGCATACTCGGGCACCTGCGGGATGTCTCGAAGAACGAGACGCGCGATGACGCCGTGTTCCGTGCCGCTTGGCTGGAGCGTTTCATCGAACGCGCGAAGTGCCCGAAATGTGGGAAGACGTTGGAACTCGGGGCGGGCGGGATCACGTCCGACTGTGGGTACTCGCTTCCGGACAAGGGAAAGGCCGCCCCGGACTCGGTTTGA
- a CDS encoding M61 family metallopeptidase yields the protein MAAPVRYTVSMPNPDNHLFHVRMEVDEASLPLRVAMPVWTPGSYTLREYARNVQSLVATAAGKPLPVVQLDKATWEVAGSAVQKVALEYDVSALNLGVQGAHLDRTHGYFNGAAVFLFVIGETGRPAEVEIRHPDGWRVSTGLPPGAKEGHYRADDYDHLIDCPVEIGTHRVLGFESMGVPHRIALYGRGNHSEERLARDIKAIVDAELAIFGSPPYDDYTFIIHLTDRRGGGLEHRNSTTLNVNRTCFQPQKDYETFLSLVAHEFFHTWNVKRIRPVTLGPFDYLKENYTRLLWAMEGLTSYYDRHVLVRAGLSKPEKYLEYLADEVKKLQDTPGRKMMNLEDSSFNAWVKHYRPDENSVNTAVSYYHKGELVGLLLDLEIRRASSGVRSLDDVFRILWDRFAVKGRGIGEQDIEAASTEALGHSTRTFFDMYVRGTDELDYNAALSAAGLELKATTEKPKDDDARPRPIGAKDEKTPRGYLGVKLKGEDGKALIESVLTGSAAEGAGLSPGDEILAVNDLRVTDKTLADRITEYAAGHAVEVRFFRRDELLGAKVVLGERPPDKYKIVKRKDADATAKAIYAQWLHEPFDKPKTKDEDEA from the coding sequence GTGGCCGCCCCAGTCAGGTACACCGTCTCGATGCCGAACCCGGACAACCACCTCTTCCACGTGAGGATGGAAGTCGACGAGGCGAGCTTGCCGTTGAGGGTCGCGATGCCGGTGTGGACCCCGGGCTCGTACACTCTGCGCGAGTACGCGCGTAACGTCCAATCGCTCGTCGCAACGGCCGCCGGGAAGCCGCTCCCGGTCGTCCAATTGGACAAGGCCACGTGGGAAGTAGCGGGAAGTGCCGTGCAAAAGGTGGCGCTCGAATACGACGTTTCGGCGCTCAACCTCGGCGTCCAGGGCGCGCACCTCGACCGCACCCACGGTTACTTCAACGGCGCCGCCGTCTTCCTGTTCGTCATCGGCGAGACCGGGCGGCCGGCCGAAGTCGAGATCAGGCACCCCGACGGGTGGCGAGTCTCCACCGGGCTTCCGCCGGGAGCCAAGGAAGGGCATTACCGGGCCGACGACTACGATCATCTCATCGACTGTCCCGTCGAGATCGGGACCCATCGGGTGCTCGGATTCGAATCCATGGGGGTCCCGCACAGGATCGCGCTCTACGGAAGGGGCAACCATTCCGAGGAGCGCCTTGCACGGGACATCAAGGCGATCGTCGACGCGGAGCTCGCGATATTCGGCTCGCCACCTTACGACGATTACACCTTCATCATACACCTCACCGACAGGCGCGGCGGCGGGTTGGAACACCGTAACTCCACGACGCTCAACGTGAACCGCACGTGTTTCCAACCGCAGAAGGACTACGAGACCTTCCTCTCGCTCGTTGCCCACGAGTTCTTCCACACGTGGAACGTGAAACGCATCCGTCCTGTGACCCTGGGCCCTTTCGACTACCTGAAGGAGAATTACACGCGCCTCCTTTGGGCGATGGAAGGGCTGACGAGTTATTACGATAGGCACGTGCTCGTTCGCGCAGGATTGTCAAAGCCCGAGAAGTACCTCGAATATCTCGCCGATGAGGTGAAGAAACTCCAGGACACCCCCGGGCGCAAGATGATGAACCTTGAGGATTCGAGCTTCAACGCGTGGGTGAAGCACTATCGCCCGGACGAGAACAGCGTGAACACCGCGGTGAGTTATTACCACAAGGGGGAACTCGTGGGCCTTCTTCTCGACCTCGAGATCCGGCGTGCGAGCTCCGGCGTAAGATCCCTCGACGACGTGTTTCGCATCCTGTGGGACCGCTTCGCGGTCAAGGGAAGAGGCATCGGAGAGCAGGATATCGAAGCCGCCTCAACGGAGGCGCTCGGGCACTCCACGAGGACGTTCTTCGACATGTACGTCCGGGGCACCGACGAGCTTGATTACAACGCAGCCTTGTCCGCGGCCGGCCTGGAATTGAAGGCGACCACCGAGAAACCAAAAGACGACGACGCGCGCCCGCGACCGATAGGGGCGAAGGACGAAAAGACGCCCCGCGGCTACCTAGGCGTGAAACTCAAGGGCGAAGATGGGAAGGCGCTCATCGAGTCCGTCCTCACTGGAAGCGCCGCCGAAGGAGCCGGACTGAGTCCCGGCGACGAGATCCTGGCCGTGAACGACTTGCGCGTCACGGACAAGACGCTCGCTGACAGGATCACCGAGTACGCCGCCGGACATGCGGTGGAGGTCAGGTTCTTCCGTCGCGACGAGCTTCTCGGCGCAAAAGTGGTCCTCGGCGAACGACCTCCGGACAAGTACAAGATCGTGAAACGGAAAGACGCGGACGCGACAGCCAAGGCGATCTACGCGCAGTGGCTGCACGAACCGTTCGACAAACCGAAAACGAAGGATGAAGACGAGGCGTGA